Within the Candidatus Eremiobacteraceae bacterium genome, the region TTCCGAGATCGGCTGCAGTTCATCCGTGATCTGCTTTTCCGAATCGAAGATCATCTGCGGCAAGGTGACGGCCAAAGCGATCTGCACGAGCGTGATGCCGGCAAGCCACAAGAAGATGACGAGCATCTTCCGGCGGAGCGACTTCTCCGCTAGTAAGAAATCAAGACCGTTCAAGACGAACCCTCACTTCCAAGCACGAGTTGCGGCGCTGCGAGCAACGCCGTCACATCCAGCAACTGCACCGAACCGTACGCGCTCGCGTGGACCGAGAACGTGAAACGACCCGGCTGGTAACTCATATCGGCGGACGTCGCCAGCGATTCGAGGCCGACGAGTCCGTCGACCGCGATAGCCACGCGAACACCCGCGTGCGTCAAGACGATACCGCTGACGCGCGCCGGCAGCGGGCTGGGCGCTAGACCCAAAAGCGGTTTGATGTCGTACAGCGGCAGCGCGTCGCCGCGGCGGTTCACGAGCGAGACGCCGATCAACCCGCCGTTTGCGATGACGGGCGCATGTGCGAGATCGCGGAAGAACTCGATCACCGCGGAAACGGTGACCGCGTAGTACTGTCCGCCGATCGTGAAGACGGCGGCTTCGGTGCCGACGGCGGCTGCCTCGACCGGCACCGCGGCGAGCGCGGCGGTCCGTTCGGCGAGCGGAAGCTCGTCGTCCGTTTCGATCGCGAGCAGGCGCAGCGCGTCTTCCTCGACCCACGGATCCGGGAGCAAGAGTCCATCGACGTCCACGACGGCGCAAAGCTCAGGGCTCGCCGTGATGCCGGCGATGACATTCGTG harbors:
- a CDS encoding chemotaxis protein CheW, whose product is MLDLRHQGRGSRTAEKRSHLLTRVGTFELAFPIDVLVSIHEAPIVTQIPSARPGILGGVLVRGEAIPIADIRRCLRIAPRAVTGSDRLLLLHAGSRTVGVVVDEVKHLIDVATDALDGNDSLFDDTPINTNVIAGITASPELCAVVDVDGLLLPDPWVEEDALRLLAIETDDELPLAERTAALAAVPVEAAAVGTEAAVFTIGGQYYAVTVSAVIEFFRDLAHAPVIANGGLIGVSLVNRRGDALPLYDIKPLLGLAPSPLPARVSGIVLTHAGVRVAIAVDGLVGLESLATSADMSYQPGRFTFSVHASAYGSVQLLDVTALLAAPQLVLGSEGSS